The Atlantibacter hermannii genomic interval CACCGGGCGGTTTTGGTGAACAGGACCGGCTGTGGCCAAAGGGCGACAGTGCGTTCAGCGGCTGGCAACTGCTGCTGGAGTATTTTACCTTTCGCGAGAAGTTTATGTTCGTGCACCTCAACGGCCTGGAGAACATCACGCTCCCGGCGGGCATCAGCCATTTTGATATTGAGGTGGTGTTCAGCCAGATGTGGCAAAGCGATCTGCCGGTAACGGACGGCGCCCTGCGCCTGCACTGCGTCCCGGTCATTAACCTCTTTACGCTTGAGGCTGATCCGCTGACTATCAACGGGCTGGAGAGCGAGTACCTGCTGCGTCCTAAACGCCTTCAGGACGGGCACACGGAGATTTACTCCGTCGACAGCGTGACCGGCTCCGGGCGAACCGGGGATGCGCGTTACGTGCCGTTCACCAGCTTTCGCCACCGGGGCGGGATGATGCGCCGCCACGCACCGGAGCGGTACTACCACACCCGTGTGAAGCGGGGCGTCACCGGGATGCACGACACATGGCTCATTCTTGGCGGTCAGCAGTGGGAGGCTGACCGGGTGTTGGCGCGGGAGACCGTATCGCTGCGTATCACCGGGACCAATGGCCAGTTGCCGCGCCGGGCGCTACAGAGCACGTTGCTTGACCGCTGCGAACAGGTTAGCGAAACGCCGTTCACGGTCCGTAATCTCTGCAAACCGACATTGCCTGCCTACCCGCCGTCAGAGGACCGTTTCCACTGGCGGGTCATGAGCCATCTGAGTACCCGATTTCTGAATATGATGAGTAGTGCAGAAGTGCTGCGCGGCACGCTGTCGCTCTACAACTGGCTTGATAATGAACTCAATAACCGTCGTCTGGACGCTGTTCTTGACGTCAGGCATCACCGTATTCAGCGCTTTGAGGATGGTTACCTGCTTCGCGGTCTTGACGTTGAGGTCACACTCGACAGTAGCGGTTTTACCGGCGAAGGGGATCTGCATTTGTTTGGCGAAATGCTTAATCGCTTTTTTGCACTCTATGCCGACATGAATCAGTTTAACCAGCTTACGCTCATTGTTCAGCCAGAAGGGAAATGTATCCGGTGGAAAGAGAATCACAATCCGCGCCTGCCCGGCTGATGGCACAGGTACGGCAGCACCTGCCGTACATGAATTTTTACCGCTTCTGCCAACTGCTTGAGCAGAGCCAGACGGATGCGCCGGTTCCCGGCAGCGGCTGGCTCGTACGCCAGGAGCCGGTGCGGTTTAGGCCCCATCCCGGGATGGGGTTCCCGTCCAGTGAAATCCGGGGCATAGAAGATCCGGAACCTGAACATTCGCATCTCCGGCCGACGGTGCGCGTCAATTTTATGGGGCTGTATGGCGTCGAATCGCCGCTGCCGACGCACTACATCGATGATATTGCCCAGCAGCGGGATGGGTATGAAGCCACCCGCGATTTTCTGGATATCTTCAATCACCGACTGATAACCGAGTATTACCGCATCTGGCGCAAATATTCGTATCCGGCGACTTATCAGGCGGGAGGGGCGGATAACACGTCGCAGTATCTGCTCGGGCTGGCTGGCCTGGGCATCCGGGGATGTGCGGCAACGGCAGGAACGCCGCTGTCGCGCTTTCTGGCAGTGCTCCCTGCGCTACTGCTGCCGGGGCGGACAGCGGAGGGGATGGCCTCGCTGGTGACATTGCTGGCACCCGATACCCATGCAACGGTGTATCACCATGACCGGTGTCGGGTTCCGCTGGCACAGCGGGTTACCATGAACACCCGGCAGCCGGTCAGCCTGAAACACCGTCCCGTCATGGGCAATTACGGGACGGATGTTAACGGCCAGGTACTGTTGCGGCTGACCACGACAAATCCTGACGACGTGCGTGGCTGGCTGCCTGGCGGCGAACTGCATCAGGACCTGATGGCGCTCCTGCATGTTTATCTGGGCTCGCACCTGGATGTGCGGTTACAGCTGTGCGTGGCCCGGCATCTGCTGCCGAATGCGCGGCTGGAATGCAGCACAAGCCGTGCCGCACGACTGGGGCAAACTGCGGTCATGAAGCTGCTGGAGACGCGGCAAAAAAGAGACGACATTTTGACCATTCACCTGGGGCGCTGGCAGTGCATCCGGGAAAATATTCACCGAAGGGAGAGCGATGAAGATGGCGATTACCGCTGGTAATACTTCCGCCACGCTGCTGGGATTGTGCCTGGCTGCAACGTTAACAGGCTGCGGACTAACACAGAAGGTGTCTGACGGCACGGCTGCTGTCACCCGGTCTATTTTTTATAAACAAGTAAAGTCTCTGCATCTGGATATCCGGGCGCGAGAAGGGGTGAATAACAACGCAAAAGGGGTATCTCTGGCGACAGTGGTGCGGATTTACCAGCTGAAAGACCGTAAGGCCTTCGACAGCACCGATTATCCGTCGCTGTTTGCCCAGGACAGCCAGGCCATAAAGACGGATTTACTGGCTGAAAAAGATATCCGCCTGCGTCCGGGAGAATCCTTCTCGCTGGATATGCCGATGGAAGAGGGGGCGCAATTTGTAGCGGTGGCCGGAATGTTTATGGCACCAGACCAGGAAAATGATACCTGGCGGCTGGTACTGACCCGCGACGAACTTGACCCGGATACGCCGCGTATCATTGAAGCCAGCAATAACCGCCTGACTCTGCAACCGCTGAAGGAAGACTAAGATGCCGCGCCCCTCTTTGTATGAAACCCTGTTCGGCAATTTCGCCGGTGGGCTAGACCTGCACCAGGTCAGTGAGGAAAATCAGGTAATCCTGTCGGTACTCGACAATATGCAGAGTATTCTCAACTGCCGCGCCGGGACACTGGCGCATCTGCCGGATTACGGCCTGCCGGATATGACGAAAATCCTGCAGGGGATGCCCGGAACTGCACACCAGCTTATTACCACGCTGTCGGCGGTGCTGCTGAAATACGAGCCGCGCCTGAGCAAAATCACGGTCGTGATGCTGGAGCAGACCCAGCCCGGTGAACTGCGCTATGCCATAGACGCGGAGTTGAAAGGTATTGGGCTGGTACGTTACGGCACCGAGTTTATGCCGGAGGGCAAAATCCTTATCCGCCATATGAAACAGCAGCAGTACCTGGATGCCCGCGCCGGAGCCGGATATCGGTAAAAAGGGAGGAGAGTGGCTGAGAAAAAAAGAAAATGGCCGGTAAGCGTTTGTCTCGCTGAATTCGGCTTAATAAGTGTGAAAAGATAACAGGGACGACAACGTGTCAGCCAGAGAACGATTTTTCAAAAAAGTACAGCAGAACAGCAACCGCGTGCCTCCCGACAAAAAGTCGGCAGAGGCAGAAATCCGGGAGTTTTGCCAGCGGGTGGACGAGCTGGCAAAACAGATAAACGCCTGGTTTGAGGGCAGCGGGATTGAGGTCATCTTCGCTACCAGACACATCAATGACCTGAGCACTATTGGTTACAGCCTCAGCAGCGGCATTTGTCGTTATGACATCACAACGGTGCTGTTACAGAACGGGGAACGGAGCGCCAGCATTATCCCTGAGCAACTCTGCCAGGGCGCGGAAACTGGCTGCGTGACGATGTGCGTTGAGGCGCCGGGTACCCGCCAGGTGTTTCATCTGAGCATGGCACCGGAAACGGGCTGGTATCTCAGAGGAGAGCATCAGAGTGTATGTGAGCGGGTTAGCATGACAGAAGAGGGCTTTTTTCAGGCTGTTGACCGCCTGGCCTGAATGCGACGACGGTTATTCCGCTCCCGTAGTCAGGTGCACCTTTTCATGGCTCGCCGTTTACCTGCGACAGGATGAACAGACCTGAGTTGCCCGCGTTTTAGCCCTGAAACGTTATCCTGCCCCCCATTCGCGCCATCATAAAATGCATGTAACTTACTGCCAGGTTTGGGATTTTTTATTTCATTCTGACTACGCAGTCGTGGCGTTTGTATCGCAGCGACCCCCATAATCCAGGGAATGTACTCAGGAAATTATGTTTATGTTTGTTCAGCTTTTGGTCGTCCATGCTGATCAGACACAAAACAGGCATTTAAGCTGCGGAGTGATGAAGGGAACTCTCTACGAGTCTGTAAAATAAAAAAAACAGCAAGTTTTTCAACTTGCTGTTTCTTAGGGAATTTTGGTCGGCACGAGAGGATTTGAACCTCCGACCCCTGACACCCCCATGACAGTGCGCTACCAGGCTGCGCTACGTGCCGATTTGTGGTCGCTAATACTACCTGTTTCCACGCTGAATGCAAGGGTGCGTTTACTGAGTGATTTATAATTAATCAATCAGTTAGCGATAAACCGTTTTTCATCGGTCAACACCTGCAACAGCAGACCGAGCTGCGGTTTGGTTTCTTTCACTCTTTCACCGGCTGGATTGTAGATTTTATAATTGCCACTGTTTTCCAGCACTACCGTCTGCTCAGGCGTGGTGATTGCCATGGTCAACGCATCAGCGCTGACTACCCAGTTATTTTTACGCGTCGGGGCAAACAGATCTTCCCCCTGGGAATACTCATTGGCGCTGGTGCGCACATGCAACAGGCGCTGCATCAGCGTGGTCATCACATCCTGATGATCGGTAAGTTTGGTGACGCGCTGCGCAGGCGTACCCGGCCAGTGAACCACCAGCGGCACCTGCAGATGCGAGCGTGACCAGTTAAAGCTGTTACGTTCTTCACCCAACGGTACGCCATGGCCTGCCGTCACGATCACCACGGTATTTTCCAGTTTGCCCGTACTTTGCAGCGACGCCAGAATCCGCTGTATTTGCGCATCCACATCGCTGACGGCGCGACCGTAGCGGCGGGCAAACTCTTTTTGCTGGGTATCTTCAGGCAGCGTGGTGCCGTTTAACGCTACCCACGAGAACCAGCGGTTATCTTCCGAGGCATACTGGTTAAGCCAGTTGATCCAGCGTGAGGCGGTTTGTTCATCGGACTGGCTCTGCGCCGCAGGCAGCGAGAAATCCGACAACAGCGCCTGGCGATACAGCGAGCTGTTAAAACCGTCCGAAGAGAACAGACCCAACTGATAGCCCTGTTGATTCAGCGCGGTAATCAGCGCGGCGGGGATACGCGCAGAGAGTACGCCGTCCATATACGCCGGCGAGATGCCATAGAACAGACCGAAAATGCCGTTATCGGTGGCATTGCCGGAACTCATATGCTGGGTAAAGTTAACGTTTTGCGCCGCGAACTGCGAAAGCGCAGGCATCTGCTGCTCGAAGCGCGAGTAGTTAAGCCCGTCGACCGTTATTAACAGCACGTTGTGTCCGGCACCTAAATCACGATAGCGCAGTTCGCTGAGCGGGTACTGCACCGACACCGCTTCCGGGTTGCCTTGTTCCACCAGACGGCGCTGATATTCCGCCGCATCCAGCAAACCGTGCTTCTCAAGGAAGCGCCGCGCAGTCATCGGGTACGACAGCGGCAGGTTGGCGCGTTGCATGGTGATAGGGCGATAGAAATTAGCATCGGCCCAAATGTAAGCCACGTGAGTCACGATAAATGAGACAAAGAAGAAAATCGCTACCGGCCGCGCGAAATGACGACGACGCGAGAGGCTACGCAGTTTCTGCCAACTCCATGTCGCAAACAGCATTTCAATGAGTAAAATGACCGGCACGCTGATAAACATTAGCTGCCAGTCTCGCGCCATTTCACTCTGATCGGGGGTTAATCACCAGCTCCCAGACGATGGGATTCAGATGTAAATGGAAGCGGGTAAACACTTCGCTGTCTATCAGCAGCAGCGTCAGGCCAGTGGTGGCGAGGATGGCGGATAAAAACCGCATCAACCGCTGCGACATGACAATGAAGGTCAGCGGGAACAGAATCAATAAATAGCCAGCGAACACCAGAAAACTGAAATGCCCGACCAGGCTGACATACGAGTAGACACGCCCCACCAGGGTGGTGGGCCAGTCGGCGACAAACAGATAACGGCTACCGACGACCATGGCCATCAGAATGTTGAACAGGGCGAACCAGTGCCCCCAGCTGATCATCTGGGAGACTTTTTCACGGTAGCGCTGACGGTTAGTCACCATAACGTATTAACTGTATTCCTTAATGCGCGTCGTCTTGATGAATAGATGACTTTAGCGCCTCGGCAAACGAGTGGGCAAGCGCCTGGCGCTGGGCCGGGCTGATACTGGTGTTGATAAGGTTAGTCACCATATTACCGAGCACCATCAATGACAGGTCGGTCGGCGCCTTATGCTTTTCCAGCACATTCACCATTTCTGTAAGCAGCGCTTCTACGCGTTCATCACTATAGCGGGAGAGTTGTGGCATAAATCTACGTCAGTTAAGTTCGGGAAAGTCCGATATATTACCGTAGCGACGCTAACATTTCCGCATTTTTATCAGCAGTTGCAGCGGACGTCGGTCGGTGGTTGAATACCGCCCGGCCTAAAAGGAGAGTTTATCATGAGTCTGGATATCGACCAGATTGCTATACACCAGTTAATTAAGCGTGATGAGCAGAATCTGGAGCTGGTGCTTCGGGATTCATTGCTTGAGCCGAATGCCGCCGTTGAAGAGATGATGGCGGAGCTGCATCGCGTTTACAGTGCGAAAAATAAAGCCTATGGCTTATTTAATGAAGAGAGCGAACTGGCGCAGTCGCTGCGTTTATGCCGCCAGGGCGAGGAAGATTTCCTGGGCTTTAGCCGCGCGGCGACCGGGCGTCTGCGCGACGAGCTGGCAAAATACCCGTTTGCCGACGGCGGGATCGTGTTGTTCTGCCATTACCGTTATCTGGCGGTGGAATACCTGCTGGTGGCGGTGCTGAACAATCTCAGCAGCATGCGCGTGAATGAAAATCTGGATATTAGCTCGACCCATTATCTGGATATCAACCATGCGGATATCGTGGCGCGCATCGACCTCACGGAGTGGGAAACCAATCCCGAATCGACCCGTTATCTGACTTTTCTGAAAGGGCGGGTAGGGCGCAAGGTCGCCGATTTCTTTATGGATTTCCTCGGTGCCAGCGAAGGGCTGAATGCCAAAGCGCAAAACCGTGGCCTGTTGCAGGCGGTGGATGACTTTACCGCGCAGGCGCAGCTTGATAAAAACGAGCGCCAGAACGTGCGTCAGCAGGTGTACAGCTATTGCAACGAGCAGCTTCAGTCGGGGGAAGAGATTGAACTGGCGTCCTTGTCGAAGGAGCTTTCTGGCGTCAGTGAAGTCAGTTTTGAAGCCTTTACCGCCGAGCAGGGCTACGAACTGGAAGAGAGTTTTCCGGCGGACCGCAGTACGCTGCGCCAGTTAACCAAATACGCCGGTAGCGGCGGCGGGCTGACGATTAATTTCGATGCCATGCTGCTGGGCGAGCGCATTTTCTGGGATCCGGCCACCGACACACTGACCATTAAAGGCACGCCACCGAATTTGCGCGATCAGCTTCAGCGGCGGACATCGGGCAAGTAACAGGCGATAAACAAAAGGGCGAACCGTTGTGGTCGCCCTTTTTTAATGTAAAAAAAACGCCGCATAACGCGGCGTTTCTTCAGACTGGTCCGGCAATTACGCGCGAACGAAGTCGATGTGAGTCAGTTTCGGCTTGTAAGCGTGACGCTGTACGGCCTGGACTTTAACTTTTACTTCTTTACCGTCAACAGCGATAGTCAGAACTTCGCTGTAGAACTCAGGCTTAGCCTGCATGTTCATAACCTGGTCGTGATCCAGTTCGACGGAGAGAGCAGCTTCTTTACCGCCATAAATGATGGCCGGGAATTTGTTAGCTGCGCGCAGGCGGCGGCTCGCACCCTTACCCTGCTCTTTACGTACTTCTGCATTGATAGTAAACATTAACTTTTCTCTTCTTTAAATCCTGTCGCAGGCGACCCAGCGACAGGCAGATTATCTGCTTTGCGGATGCAAAAGCGGGCGGGATTATAGCCATAACCGCCGTTCGCTTCAATGAAAACTGCCGCTAACCGCGTAATTCGTTGGCGCGCCGGTATCGACCCTGATAGTCGAACACTTTTTCCCGTACCTGCCAGAAACGATCTTTCATGCGCGCCACCACAAAATCCGGGTGGCGCAGCAGCGCATGTTGCGCTGCGATATCCGCTGCGGTGATCCAGCGCAGCGGCACGCCGGGCGTGCGGGTATGGGGGCGTAAGAAAAGATGCTCAAAGGCGGTGCGCTGGGCGGGCGTATGCAGACGGAAGCGCTCACTCACGTCTGCGCCATCTTCGTCGTAATAGGTGACCTTCAGCCATTCACCCTTCGCATCGCTGCCGCTTTGCAGTTGCATCCCGCTACAGCGCAGCACCAGTGCGTCTTTCAGTTTTAGGGCGGCTTTCAACATGTCGTCCGGGTCTACCAGCACGGTATCGCACTGATGACAGCGCCGGGCGGCGATGTCGTTTTCCGCATTGCATTGCGGACAGTTTTTAAAACGAAAACGAAAGTCGCACTGTTCGCGGTGACCGTCATCATCTTCCAGCACGCCCTGGCAGCGGCGTCCGAAATGCTCGATCAGCGTACCGTCCGCAGTGGTCTTGCCCCAGAACGTATTAGCGAAGCCACAGGCTGGACAAAACACCTGTACCGGCACGTTGTCTGCACCTTTCTTCGCCGCGCCGACTTCCGGGGTAAACAGATCGTGTGGGTTTCCGGCATAGTCAAGAATCAGACAGTCAGTTTTACCCTCATACAGCCGCAGCCCGCGTCCGACGATTTGCTGATACAGACTGACCGACTCCGTAGGACGCAGGATGGCAATCACATCCACATGGGGCGCATCGAACCCGGTTGTTAGCACCGACACATTCACCAGGTAGCGAAAACGGCGCGCTTTAAAATCGTGAATTAGCCGATCGCGCTCCGGCCCTGGGGTTTCGCCGGTGATGAGCGCGGCTTCCCCGTCAGGCAGTAAGCCGGTGATCTCCTTTGCGTGTTCAACCGTGGCGGCAAAAATCATTACCCCCAGCCGCGTGGCCGCGAAGTCGACGATTTGGCTAATAATATGGGGCGTAATACGCCGCTGCTTTTTAAGTTCGAGATTCAGCTCGGCTTCACTGAAGATCCCGTTCGATTGCGGCTGAAGACGGCTGAAATCATACTGCACCACGGGCATATCCAGCCGTTCCGGCGGCGTAAGATAGCCGTGCTTGATCATATAGCGCAGCGGCAGTTCATAGATGCAGTCACGAAATAACGCATTTTCATCGCCGCGAACCATGCCGTGATAATGAAACTGGTAAATCCAGCCTTTCCCCAGCCGGAACGGCGTGGCGGTCAGTCCCAGCAGGCAAAGCCGCGGATTGCTCTGGCGCAGATGGCGCAAAATTTGCTGATACTGACTGTCGTCGTCATCGCTGATGCGGTGGCATTCGTCGACGATAAGTAACGAAAATTCACCCTGGAAATCGTCAGGATTGCGGGCCACCGACTGTACGCTGCCGAATACCACTTTGGCCTGACTCTGCTTGCGCTTAAGCCCGGCGGAATAGATATCTGCTTCCAGGCCCAGCGCACAGTATTTAGCGTGGTTTTGCTCCACCAGTTCTTTAACGTGCGCGAGCACCAGCACGCGGCCGCGCGCCACCCGCGCCAGTTCGGCGATGACAATGCTTTTACCCGCGCCCGTCGGCAGGACGATCACGGCAGGGTCGGCAGATTGACGAAAGTGGGCGAGGGTGGCGTCCACCGCTTCGCGCTGATAGGGTCGTAACGTTAGCATTCAGTGCTTTTCAATTTCATTAGCGTGCGAAACATCATTTTAATCTTGAGCGACTCCGTTAGCCCGCTATACTGACCGGTCTTGATGATTTCTTTCATTACCAGCCCACGCTGGACCGCGTTTAACAGGCAAAAAACTTCAATGCGACTTGATAAATTTATCGCCCAGCAGCTCGGCATCAGCCGCGCTATTGCCGGGCGTGAGATCCGCGCCAGCCGGGTGACCGTCGATGGCGAACCGGTAAAAGACAGCGCTTTCAAACTTACCCCCGAACACGATGTGGCCTACGAGGGGAACTCCCTCGTCCAGCAGACCGGGCCGCGTTATTTTATGCTGAATAAGCCGCAGGGGTATGTGTGCTCGACCGACGATCCGGATCATCCCACCATCCTGTACTTTCTGGATGAGCCGCTGGCGCACAAGCTGCACGCCGCCGGGCGTCTGGACATTGATACCACCGGGCTGGTACTGCTCACCGATGATGGTCAGTGGTCACATCGTATCACGTCCCCGCGCCATCACTGCGAGAAAACCTATCGGGTCACACTGGAATCGCCAGTGGCTGAGGATACCGCAGAGCGGTTCGCGAAAGGCGTGCAGTTGCATAACGAAAAAGATCTCACGAAACCCGCCGTGTTGGAGGTATTGAGCCCGACGGACGTGCGCCTGACTATCAGCGAAGGCCGCTACCATCAGGTGAAACGCATGTTTGCTGCCGTCGGCAATCATGTTGTCGAACTGCATCGCGAGCGGATCGGCGCGATTGCCCTGGATGACGACCTCGCGCCAGGGGAATACCGTCCGTTAACCGAAGCAGAGATTGCCAGTGTCGGCTTGCCGTCAC includes:
- the ndpA gene encoding nucleoid-associated protein; translation: MSLDIDQIAIHQLIKRDEQNLELVLRDSLLEPNAAVEEMMAELHRVYSAKNKAYGLFNEESELAQSLRLCRQGEEDFLGFSRAATGRLRDELAKYPFADGGIVLFCHYRYLAVEYLLVAVLNNLSSMRVNENLDISSTHYLDINHADIVARIDLTEWETNPESTRYLTFLKGRVGRKVADFFMDFLGASEGLNAKAQNRGLLQAVDDFTAQAQLDKNERQNVRQQVYSYCNEQLQSGEEIELASLSKELSGVSEVSFEAFTAEQGYELEESFPADRSTLRQLTKYAGSGGGLTINFDAMLLGERIFWDPATDTLTIKGTPPNLRDQLQRRTSGK
- the yejL gene encoding conserved protein, UPF0352 family — encoded protein: MPQLSRYSDERVEALLTEMVNVLEKHKAPTDLSLMVLGNMVTNLINTSISPAQRQALAHSFAEALKSSIHQDDAH
- a CDS encoding putative type VI secretion protein, whose product is MAITAGNTSATLLGLCLAATLTGCGLTQKVSDGTAAVTRSIFYKQVKSLHLDIRAREGVNNNAKGVSLATVVRIYQLKDRKAFDSTDYPSLFAQDSQAIKTDLLAEKDIRLRPGESFSLDMPMEEGAQFVAVAGMFMAPDQENDTWRLVLTRDELDPDTPRIIEASNNRLTLQPLKED
- the rplY gene encoding 50S ribosomal protein L25, encoding MFTINAEVRKEQGKGASRRLRAANKFPAIIYGGKEAALSVELDHDQVMNMQAKPEFYSEVLTIAVDGKEVKVKVQAVQRHAYKPKLTHIDFVRA
- a CDS encoding putative type VI secretion protein, coding for MAQVRQHLPYMNFYRFCQLLEQSQTDAPVPGSGWLVRQEPVRFRPHPGMGFPSSEIRGIEDPEPEHSHLRPTVRVNFMGLYGVESPLPTHYIDDIAQQRDGYEATRDFLDIFNHRLITEYYRIWRKYSYPATYQAGGADNTSQYLLGLAGLGIRGCAATAGTPLSRFLAVLPALLLPGRTAEGMASLVTLLAPDTHATVYHHDRCRVPLAQRVTMNTRQPVSLKHRPVMGNYGTDVNGQVLLRLTTTNPDDVRGWLPGGELHQDLMALLHVYLGSHLDVRLQLCVARHLLPNARLECSTSRAARLGQTAVMKLLETRQKRDDILTIHLGRWQCIRENIHRRESDEDGDYRW
- the yejM_2 gene encoding hydrolase, whose amino-acid sequence is MVTNRQRYREKVSQMISWGHWFALFNILMAMVVGSRYLFVADWPTTLVGRVYSYVSLVGHFSFLVFAGYLLILFPLTFIVMSQRLMRFLSAILATTGLTLLLIDSEVFTRFHLHLNPIVWELVINPRSE
- a CDS encoding putative type VI secretion protein, translating into MEDLTLRYFDAEMRYLREAAKEFAQTHPDRAAMLDLDKAGTPDPYVERLFEGFAFSVGRLREKIDDDLPELTEGLVSMLWPHYLRTIPSLSVVALTPDLPAMKMAEVISAGLEISSRPVGPKNTVCRYRTTRDVTLNPIAVSAVTMTTEPDGRSALRIRFACSPQADWQQADLMRLPLYLGEDTVTGSALHLWLTKRQAAMYIRLPGQEDRIRLDGYFSPGGFGEQDRLWPKGDSAFSGWQLLLEYFTFREKFMFVHLNGLENITLPAGISHFDIEVVFSQMWQSDLPVTDGALRLHCVPVINLFTLEADPLTINGLESEYLLRPKRLQDGHTEIYSVDSVTGSGRTGDARYVPFTSFRHRGGMMRRHAPERYYHTRVKRGVTGMHDTWLILGGQQWEADRVLARETVSLRITGTNGQLPRRALQSTLLDRCEQVSETPFTVRNLCKPTLPAYPPSEDRFHWRVMSHLSTRFLNMMSSAEVLRGTLSLYNWLDNELNNRRLDAVLDVRHHRIQRFEDGYLLRGLDVEVTLDSSGFTGEGDLHLFGEMLNRFFALYADMNQFNQLTLIVQPEGKCIRWKENHNPRLPG
- the yejM_1 gene encoding putative sulfatase, with the protein product MFISVPVILLIEMLFATWSWQKLRSLSRRRHFARPVAIFFFVSFIVTHVAYIWADANFYRPITMQRANLPLSYPMTARRFLEKHGLLDAAEYQRRLVEQGNPEAVSVQYPLSELRYRDLGAGHNVLLITVDGLNYSRFEQQMPALSQFAAQNVNFTQHMSSGNATDNGIFGLFYGISPAYMDGVLSARIPAALITALNQQGYQLGLFSSDGFNSSLYRQALLSDFSLPAAQSQSDEQTASRWINWLNQYASEDNRWFSWVALNGTTLPEDTQQKEFARRYGRAVSDVDAQIQRILASLQSTGKLENTVVIVTAGHGVPLGEERNSFNWSRSHLQVPLVVHWPGTPAQRVTKLTDHQDVMTTLMQRLLHVRTSANEYSQGEDLFAPTRKNNWVVSADALTMAITTPEQTVVLENSGNYKIYNPAGERVKETKPQLGLLLQVLTDEKRFIAN
- a CDS encoding putative helicase, whose amino-acid sequence is MLTLRPYQREAVDATLAHFRQSADPAVIVLPTGAGKSIVIAELARVARGRVLVLAHVKELVEQNHAKYCALGLEADIYSAGLKRKQSQAKVVFGSVQSVARNPDDFQGEFSLLIVDECHRISDDDDSQYQQILRHLRQSNPRLCLLGLTATPFRLGKGWIYQFHYHGMVRGDENALFRDCIYELPLRYMIKHGYLTPPERLDMPVVQYDFSRLQPQSNGIFSEAELNLELKKQRRITPHIISQIVDFAATRLGVMIFAATVEHAKEITGLLPDGEAALITGETPGPERDRLIHDFKARRFRYLVNVSVLTTGFDAPHVDVIAILRPTESVSLYQQIVGRGLRLYEGKTDCLILDYAGNPHDLFTPEVGAAKKGADNVPVQVFCPACGFANTFWGKTTADGTLIEHFGRRCQGVLEDDDGHREQCDFRFRFKNCPQCNAENDIAARRCHQCDTVLVDPDDMLKAALKLKDALVLRCSGMQLQSGSDAKGEWLKVTYYDEDGADVSERFRLHTPAQRTAFEHLFLRPHTRTPGVPLRWITAADIAAQHALLRHPDFVVARMKDRFWQVREKVFDYQGRYRRANELRG
- a CDS encoding putative type VI secretion protein, with product MPRPSLYETLFGNFAGGLDLHQVSEENQVILSVLDNMQSILNCRAGTLAHLPDYGLPDMTKILQGMPGTAHQLITTLSAVLLKYEPRLSKITVVMLEQTQPGELRYAIDAELKGIGLVRYGTEFMPEGKILIRHMKQQQYLDARAGAGYR
- the rsuA gene encoding 16S rRNA pseudouridylate synthase A — translated: MRLDKFIAQQLGISRAIAGREIRASRVTVDGEPVKDSAFKLTPEHDVAYEGNSLVQQTGPRYFMLNKPQGYVCSTDDPDHPTILYFLDEPLAHKLHAAGRLDIDTTGLVLLTDDGQWSHRITSPRHHCEKTYRVTLESPVAEDTAERFAKGVQLHNEKDLTKPAVLEVLSPTDVRLTISEGRYHQVKRMFAAVGNHVVELHRERIGAIALDDDLAPGEYRPLTEAEIASVGLPSR